A segment of the Hemicordylus capensis ecotype Gifberg chromosome 6, rHemCap1.1.pri, whole genome shotgun sequence genome:
CAGGGATAGTGACATGTGTAGGAACAAAGGCCACAGTTAGTTGCATGCTTCCTGGTGCCGGCAATGTCCATCTTCACCTGCACAGTTTTCTCGACCTCGTACTCAAAGTTTCGGTTGGCCGCCATGTCATCCTTGTGCTGATCCAGGGCTTGCTGTGTCTTCCTCAGCTCTTCCAGCTTGACCAGGCCGGCGTTGATTTGGGGCTGTAGTCCTTCCACGGCAGTTTCAAGCTCTTGCCGTTCCCGGAGAACTTCCTTTGTCAAAGTCAAACTTTTCATTTCGAGTGCATATAACGAATCAAAAAAGATCTTCATGCTCCCTGAGCCCAGATTCCAAAACATTTGGGCAAACAAGGTGCCATTTCCTTTTTTATCTCCAGTATTCTTGGCAAAAAGTACAGAATTATTGAACTGAAAATGAATAGGGGTGCCCTCAGCATCTTTCGCACATGGCACATCAGCCACTTTTATGGCTTCTAGAACGGGGGGTGTTTGCCCATCTGCAAATGTGACCAGGACTTGGATATTGTCCTTGATATCTTTCCCAAAAATGGAGAGCACTGAATCAAACACATATTTCTGGGCATGAGTTAAACGAGCTAAGGGGGCCTGGACCACAAAGCAGACGGCATCAATGTGGTCAATGCATCCTGGGGTGGAGAAGAACTCCCTGATTTGTTGGGTAATCAGCTTGTCACGTTCGATGCCTCTGGTGTCTCCAAAGCCTGGGGTGTCAATGATAGTGAGGGAATAGGGGACATGGAAACCTTTGCGATGATTCACCACATAGGCGGTCACTTCTTGTGTCTGGCTTTCTGCTTggcttctgtttgtaatttcATGAATCAGTTTGTATCGGAAGTTGTCTCCCCACTGGACCCCCAGGATATAATTGATCATCCCATTAATGAGGGTGGTTTTCCCTGACCCCGTTGCTCCCATCAGCATGATCACCTTGTGGAAGACCTGCAAGTTCTCTTTTCCTAGCTGGTACTTTCGGGAAGGCAGGGAGGCTTCGGACCCTCCCTTcttcagtggaagagcaaagaTTGCAGGATGCCCTTTCTCCACCAGGGTGCTTTTGGGGAGATATTTATGGGCTAGTCTGTTTCCATCTTCTTCATCACCTGGTGGTGAAATCTCCATCTTCTCACCAAGAAACGTTCTGTCAGAGAGAAATCTATGCAtcagaaacaaaccaagaaagagaaagaaaaactgAAGAGAGTGGAACTTTTCAAGGGcagaataataatttttaaaaatgaaactggcCCAGGTAATCAGGAACATCTGGGACATATGGGAGTGAATTAAGTTGTGCCCTCAAACTATGCCCTATCTAGGTTGGATGGCGAAAAGGAGGTCTTCCTCATTATGTCCTCTGGGCTTTATCCCTGACCtcctgacataagaacagccctgctggatcagacccaaggatgcctatctagtccagcatcctatctagcccaccagatgcctctgagaagccacaggcaagaggtggatgagggcatgccttctctcctgcgtttgctcccctgcaactggtcttgagaggcatcttgcctcagagacAAGAAGCCTTCCTCTCTTGTGGAATCTAGAGCGCCAGCTTTACTCTGCATCCCACCCCTTCTCTCATCCACCTACAGGCACCCAGCCAGAGCTCATCCCCTCACTCCAGCCAGTTGCGGATAGCTCCCATCCCTCTCATTCCTAATTTGGAGGGTCAATGCTTGGCTCTCTAGGCTCTTGAGATCCTTCACTGGTCTTCCACCCAACCATCATAGGTGCACACTGCTTCTTCTTGGCTACACCCTACAGTGATCCTCTCAGGCTGAAATCCAAAGATCTCTACTCCATCCTCAATGTATTGCTTCCAGTTGCCCCATGGAATGTGCAATCCTGAGTTCAGTCATGGGGAAACCAGccaccactggggaggggggcaggccctGCATGGCAGCACATAACACACCCATTGGGTTGTCCAGATAGACCGCCACAGGCAACCCCACTGCATATGCCAGCATTGTAGGacagccctcctggccactgcttgcctgcagaaacaCAACACTGGTCATGGCCGCTTGAAATAAAGGCTTGCAGGGCCACTTCTCGGCCAGAGAAAGGAAAAACATAGCACCCTTTCCTCTTGCACAGCATAGAGGCAGACCTTTTGGTGTGAGGCGGAGAGTGACTTCAGATCATGGGGATTCCCTGAAATGCCTCCCCTCTGATATGCCTTTTGCTCTTCCTCAGGCTCAGTTCCCTTCCTCGGCTGCTCTTTTTGTCTTACTTGGCTTCCTGAGTGGAGGGCTGGCCTTGGACATCCCAATTGCCGGTGGTGCAGAAGGAATGGCTACCACGGGGCAGAAGATCTGGGGTGCCATTAAGgagggcagaaggagagagagagagatttgtgctGTGCCATGGTCTCCTGGGCAATGAAGGAACTTGAGCTGCCCCCTGTTAGGCACCTGCAGCTGGTGACTTCACAAAGGCTGCCTTCCGCCAGCAGGGAGCAGCTGACTGCCGCATTGGAACCCACAGCAAGATGGTGCCTGTGGCCGGGGCTGGGGCCATTTTGGCCTTTCCTTTGTTATGGCTCTGCTTCCACCAACTTCCCAGGCCTCCCCACCCAAAAACTGCTGACCACAGCTTGATGTTTTCATGGGGAAGCTGTTGAAGGAGAAGCAGTGGAAAGCACTTCAGTATGCTTCTCTGGATCACACCAGAGGGAAGAACCAGACAACCATCATTGGTGAGGATGTTACAGAGCCCTTTGTAATCGCTGGCACCATCAGCCAGCTTGAATCTGGTTTCACTGTCATGGAAATTCTAGTTTGGTGAGGATGCTGAGTGTTTGCTGACAGAGACCCCCTACCTAGCCCCTTCACCCTATCATGAATTTCCTCTCATTAGATTACTTTTCACACCCCAACAATATTTACATTAGCTGCCAATTCTATCAAGAAAATGCAAGGTATCTACACATCCATTTAGGAATACACTTACTTGGGTCCATGTTCCTCAAAggggtattgattgattgattgattgattaaatgccgttaagtcgatgtcaactcttagcgatcacataagatagattctctccaggatgagctgtcttcaacttggcctttaaggtctctcagtggtgcagtcattgctgtcatagtcgagtctatccaccttgctactaggcatcctcttctctttccttcaactttccccagcattatggacttctcaagggagctggatcttagCATAacatgtccgaagtatgatagtttgagcctggtcatttgtgcctcaagtgaaaattctggatcaatTTGTTCTaggattcatttgtttgttttcctggctacccatggtatcttcaaaagtcttcttcagcaccaaagttcaaaagtgtcaatacttttcctatcttgcttcttcaacgtccatctttcacatccatagagtgtcacgggaccAGGCTTATTTTGGATTTCCCCCTGCTGCTTGAtcacctgctgctgcctcccaactCCTGGACTGTTCCTGGGGAAAGAAGTCCTTCAGTTGCATCTGAGCCACAAGGGTCCAATTGCCACTAAATGGAAGAAGCGAGGTAGTAAAATAACTACTGCACCCCTCTGGGCTTCTCCCTATCCCTGTTCTTTCCCAAACCCAGAACCCTGTTTCTCTAAAACCTTCTTTCTCTAACCAGCCTGGAGTTCATCTAATTCAGACACCATGCTAAACTGACGCTTTGCAAGCTACGTGGTTAATCTCTGTGACgtattttagtaataatattgccttaACTCATTTCCTACTGTATCCTTAAGCCCTTCAATAAACTGAATGTATTCATGAATCTCAGCctactctctgtcagttcatttccccagggCCAggactttgcacaaatttattctgacatGGGACTGCTCCACTCTAGTTTGCTAACCCCCCCCACAAGCCCAAACACACTTAGGGGTGTTTGCCAGTCATCCCgtagcagttccattaacaacacTCTCAAACCCAGCACAGCTGTGAGGGAAGAGCTCCCTTCCTACCCTTCCCCTCCTTAAACGAACCTCCGTGAGTGGAAGAGGGGTGAAGCCATGGACTCTGGGCAGCCCTCCCTGGAGCTTTCTCTCGGTGGGGGGGGCTTGCCATTTCTGGCCTCAGTCTCTGACACCGCCGTGGCCAGCCGGCCCTTGGGGGAGTGGGAGGTGTGGGCCTCTGCTCAGCTCGCAGCAcactccccaccctgctcccCCGTCAGTGCACAGGAGGTGGTGCTGGGTCTGGAGCTTTAGACAAGGACAGGCACACCTTTATTCCTTCTAGGGACAAGGAGGGAGCAGCTCTTGCAGAACTTGATGTGTACAGTTCAGGAAAAGAGTCTTGTAGTTGTCAACTTCTTTGGCTCAAGAGAAAATATAGGATCTAATGTCCCATAAAATGGCGCGTCTTGTTGAGTATGCTTAATGCTAAGTTTCACAAGAATAGTTTTTGTCAGTTGCAGCTgaacatataagaacagccctgctggattgggccaaaggcctatctagtccagcatcctgtttcacaaagtggcccaccagttgcctctgggaagcccacagtcaagaggcgAGGCCATACCTTCTCTtatactgctactcccctgcaactagtatttagaggcatcttgcctctgaggctggaggtg
Coding sequences within it:
- the LOC128329011 gene encoding uncharacterized protein LOC128329011; amino-acid sequence: MEISPPGDEEDGNRLAHKYLPKSTLVEKGHPAIFALPLKKGGSEASLPSRKYQLGKENLQVFHKVIMLMGATGSGKTTLINGMINYILGVQWGDNFRYKLIHEITNRSQAESQTQEVTAYVVNHRKGFHVPYSLTIIDTPGFGDTRGIERDKLITQQIREFFSTPGCIDHIDAVCFVVQAPLARLTHAQKYVFDSVLSIFGKDIKDNIQVLVTFADGQTPPVLEAIKVADVPCAKDAEGTPIHFQFNNSVLFAKNTGDKKGNGTLFAQMFWNLGSGSMKIFFDSLYALEMKSLTLTKEVLRERQELETAVEGLQPQINAGLVKLEELRKTQQALDQHKDDMAANRNFEYEVEKTVQVKMDIAGTRKHATNCGLCSYTCHYPCTIANDALRRFCSAMRLLKGTCRVCPGQCALSAHLIETYRYDYKTIKEKRTYEELKQKYERASGEVMTTEKVLENLHKEYRAVKNVLLDLLRRSSESLQRLREIALKPNPLSTPDYIDLLILSEQQERKPGYLERIWSLKEVRKVAEIIQKIANKEPLLPEEEDLYKQDEPKAPFTLDKQKRRTIIARWLK